The following coding sequences lie in one Arabidopsis thaliana chromosome 3, partial sequence genomic window:
- a CDS encoding glutamyl-tRNA (Gln) amidotransferase subunit A (DUF620) (Protein of unknown function (DUF620); FUNCTIONS IN: molecular_function unknown; INVOLVED IN: biological_process unknown; LOCATED IN: plasma membrane; EXPRESSED IN: 21 plant structures; EXPRESSED DURING: 13 growth stages; CONTAINS InterPro DOMAIN/s: Protein of unknown function DUF620 (InterPro:IPR006873); BEST Arabidopsis thaliana protein match is: Protein of unknown function (DUF620) (TAIR:AT1G49840.1); Has 219 Blast hits to 218 proteins in 2 species: Archae - 0; Bacteria - 0; Metazoa - 0; Fungi - 0; Plants - 219; Viruses - 0; Other Eukaryotes - 0 (source: NCBI BLink).), with protein MEKKQGFFSALRHEVVRGLSPSRSRARSRSVSPARSSSPMSALTWGRKNLTGGGGGGGGGGYYLAQPEQLIGRSGSLRPVMEGPDPDEGGGGGNIGESKRLGSGLGHWVKGQLSRAPSVAATAAYRRNDLRLLLGVMGAPLAPIHVSSSDPLPHLSIKNTPIETSSAQYILQQYTAASGGQKLQNSIKNAYAMGKLKMITSELETATRTVRNRNPSKAETGGFVLWQMNPDMWYVELAVGGSKVRAGCNGKLVWRHTPWLGSHTAKGPVRPLRRGLQGLDPRTTAAMFAEAKCIGEKKVNGEDCFILKLCTDPETLKARSEGPAEIIRHVLFGYFSQKTGLLVHIEDSHLTRIQSNGGETVFWETTYNSSLDDYRQVEGIMIAHSGHSVVTLFRFGEVATSHTRTKMEESWTIEEVAFNVPGLSLDCFIPPADLKTGSLTESCEYPQEERGKNNTLALSAAHRAKVAALENGSLEDHRPVWHTDV; from the exons atggagaaaaaacaAGGCTTTTTCTCTGCTCTCAGACACGAAGTTGTGAGAGGTCTTTCGCCGTCACGATCCAGAGCAAGGTCTCGTTCCGTTAGTCCCGCTAGGTCTAGTTCACCCATGTCAGCTCTCACTTGGGGAAGAAAGAACTTAACtggaggaggcggtggtggtggtggcggaggTTACTATTTAGCGCAACCAGAGCAGTTAATTGGGAGATCCGGAAGTTTGAGACCTGTAATGGAAGGTCCTGATCCAgatgaaggaggaggaggtggtaATATAGGAGAATCTAAACGACTCGGGTCGGGTTTAGGTCACTGGGTTAAAGGGCAGCTGTCTCGTGCTCCGTCTGTTGCTGCGACGGCGGCTTATCGGAGAAATGATCTGAGACTTCTTCTTGGTGTAATGGGAGCTCCTCTTGCTCCTATTCATGTCTCTTCCTCTGATCCTTTGCCTCATCTTAGTATCAAAAACACTCCAATC GAAACATCATCTGCTCAGTATATTCTTCAACAGTACACTGCAGCTTCTGGTGGTCAGAAGCTACAAAACTCCATTAAAAACGCTTATGCGATGGGGAAGCTCAAGATGATTACTTCAGAGCTTGAAACTGCTACAAGAACCGTTAGGAATCGAAACCCATCTAAGGCTGAGACTGGAGGTTTTGTTCTTTGGCAGATGAATCCAGACATGTGGTATGTTGAGCTTGCTGTTGGGGGTAGTAAGGTTCGTGCTGGCTGCAATGGCAAGCTTGTATGGAGACACACTCCTTGGCTCGGATCTCATACTGCTAAAGGACCTGTCAGACCTCTCCGCCGTGGACTTCAG GGACTAGATCCGAGAACAACTGCTGCAATGTTTGCGGAAGCGAAGTGTATAGGAGAGAAGAAGGTGAATGGTGAAGATTGCTTCATTTTGAAGTTATGCACTGACCCTGAAACACTAAAAGCGAGGAGCGAAGGACCGGCTGAGATCATTAGGCATGTCCTCTTTGGCTACTTCAGTCAGAAAACAGGGCTCTTGGTTCACATTGAGGATTCACATTTGACCCGGATTCAATCTAACGGTGGAGAGACTGTTTTCTGGGAGACCACATACAACTCGTCCCTAGACGATTACCGTCAGGTCGAAGGAATCATGATTGCTCACTCGGGACATTCAGTTGTGACACTATTCAGATTTGGGGAAGTGGCGACGAGCCATACGAGGACAAAGATGGAAGAAAGCTGGACGATTGAGGAAGTTGCGTTTAACGTTCCTGGTCTGTCTCTCGATTGCTTTATACCACCAGCTGATCTTAAGACCGGTTCTTTAACCGAATCCTGCGAGTACCCACAAGAGGAAAGAGGCAAGAACAACACACTCGCATTGTCTGCAGCTCACAGGGCCAAAGTTGCAGCCTTGGAGAACGGGAGCTTGGAAGATCACCGCCCGGTTTGGCATACTGATGTCTAA
- a CDS encoding glutamate racemase (unknown protein; FUNCTIONS IN: molecular_function unknown; INVOLVED IN: biological_process unknown; LOCATED IN: mitochondrion; EXPRESSED IN: 15 plant structures; EXPRESSED DURING: 9 growth stages; Has 36 Blast hits to 36 proteins in 8 species: Archae - 0; Bacteria - 0; Metazoa - 0; Fungi - 0; Plants - 36; Viruses - 0; Other Eukaryotes - 0 (source: NCBI BLink).), which translates to MGRTGIAKAPKLLLRSWKQFQGRAGISSKAAKSNPMIVDYFEDISDHNLKFSGEEESWVPHPRTGIFFPPGQESVMEDVPNGAASFDMTFWLRNVDGVDKPDPDLHHLPY; encoded by the exons ATGGGAAGAACTGGGATCGCCAAAGCACCAAAGCTGCTGTTAAG GAGTTGGAAGCAATTTCAAGGGCGAGCAGGGATAAGCAGCAAAGCTGCAAAATCAAACCCGATGATCGTCGACTACTTTGAAGATATTTCCGACCATAATCTCAAATTTAGCGGCGAAGAGGAGAGCTGGGTCCCACACCCACGCACCGGAATATTCTTTCCGCCGGGACAAGAGTCGGTGATGGAAGATGTCCCTAATGGTGCTGCCTCCTTCGACATGACGTTTTGGCTTAGGAACGTTGACGGTGTTGATAAACCTGATCCtgatcttcatcatcttccttattaa
- the PUT5 gene encoding Amino acid permease family protein (Amino acid permease family protein; FUNCTIONS IN: cationic amino acid transmembrane transporter activity; INVOLVED IN: amino acid transport, transport, transmembrane transport; LOCATED IN: membrane; EXPRESSED IN: 22 plant structures; EXPRESSED DURING: 13 growth stages; CONTAINS InterPro DOMAIN/s: Amino acid/polyamine transporter I (InterPro:IPR002293), Amino acid permease domain (InterPro:IPR004841); BEST Arabidopsis thaliana protein match is: Amino acid permease family protein (TAIR:AT1G31830.1); Has 17325 Blast hits to 17313 proteins in 2020 species: Archae - 295; Bacteria - 14688; Metazoa - 803; Fungi - 534; Plants - 429; Viruses - 0; Other Eukaryotes - 576 (source: NCBI BLink).), with the protein MGEEETIVNDENSSKPKPSPKLTLLPLVFLIFYEVSGGPFGVEDSVKSGGGPLLALLGFLIFPLIWSIPEALVTAELATSFPENGGYVVWISSAFGPFWGFQEGFWKWFSGVMDNALYPVLFLDYLKHSFPVLDHVAARVPALLVITFSLTYLNYRGLHIVGFSAVVLAVFSLCPFVVMALLAVPNIRPKRWLFVDTQKINWRGYFNTMFWNLNYWDKASTLAGEVDRPGKTFPKALFGAVLLVMGSYLIPLMAGTGALSSSTSGEWSDGYFAEVGMLIGGVWLKGWIQAAAAMSNLGLFEAEMSSDAFQLLGMSEIGMLPAFFAQRSKYGTPTISILCSATGVIFLSWMSFQEIIEFLNFLYALGMLLEFAAFVKLRIKKPDLHRPYRVPLNTFGVSMLCLPPSLLVILVMVLAAPKTFLISGVIIVLGFCLYPFLTLVKEKQWARFIPEETRPVSGVSSESQLDEEHGDESAASLLP; encoded by the exons atgggtgaagaagagacaatCGTAAACGATGAAAACAGCTCTAAGCCAAAACCAAGTCCAAAGCTGACACTGTTGCCTCTGGTATTTCTCATCTTCTATGAAGTTTCTGGTGGACCTTTTGGTGTGGAGGATTCTGTGAAATCAGGTGGTGGTCCTCTCTTAGCCCTTTTAGGCTTCTTGATTTTCCCTCTGATTTGGAGTATACCCGAAGCTCTGGTCACAGCAGAACTCGCTACAAGCTTCCCTGAGAATGGTGGCTACGTGGTTTGGATCTCTTCAGCTTTTGGTCCATTTTGGGGATTCCAAGAAGGGTTTTGGAAATGGTTCAGTGGTGTTATGGACAATGCTTTATACCCTGTATTGTTTCTTGATTACTTGAAACATTCGTTCCCTGTTTTGGATCATGTAGCAGCTCGTGTTCCTGCTCTGTTGGTGATTACATTCTCACTGACGTATTTGAACTATAGAGGATTGCATATTGTTGGTTTTTCAGCTGTTGTGCTTGCGGTTTTCTCGCTCTGTCCTTTCGTTGTTATGGCTTTGCTTGCGGTTCCTAATATCAGGCCTAAGCGTTGGTTGTTTGTTGATACTCAGAAGATTAATTGGAGAGGCTACTTCAATACTATGTTTTGGAATCTGAACTATTGGGACAAAGCTAGTACTCTTGCAGGAGAAGTTGATAGACCCGGGAAGACGTTTCCAAAGGCTTTGTTTGGAGCGGTTTTGTTGGTCATGGGGTCATATTTGATTCCCCTCATGGCAGGGACTGGAGCTTTAAGCTCATCCACTTCTGGAGAATGGAGTGATGGGTATTTTGCTGAGGTTGGAATGCTTATTGGAGGTGTCTGGCTCAAGGGATGGATACAAGCTGCTGCTGCAATGTCTAATCTTGGATTGTTTGAAGCTGAAATGAGTAGTGATGCTTTTCAGCTTCTCGGTATGAGTGAGATTGGGATGCTCCCTGCATTTTTTGCTCAGAG GTCAAAGTATGGGACACCAACAATCAGTATTCTGTGCTCAGCTACAGGAGTCATATTCTTGTCATGGATGAGCTTTCAAGAGATCATAGAGTTTCTGAATTTCTTGTACGCATTAGGAATGCTTCTTGAGTTCGCAGCTTTTGTCAAACTAAGGATCAAGAAACCGGATCTTCACCGACCTTATAGAGTTCCCTTAAACACCTTTGGAGTTTCAATGCTGTGCCTGCCTCCTTCTTTGCTTGTCATTCTTGTGATGGTTTTGGCCGCCCCGAAGACATTTCTGATCAGCGGTGTGATCATAGTTCTTGGATTCTGCTTGTACCCATTCTTAACACTCGTTAAGGAGAAGCAGTGGGCGAGATTTATCCCGGAGGAAACAAGACCAGTTTCAGGAGTTTCATCAGAGTCACAGTTGGATGAAGAACATGGAGATGAGTCTGCTGCTAGCCTTCTCCCATGA
- a CDS encoding F-box family protein (F-box family protein; CONTAINS InterPro DOMAIN/s: F-box domain, cyclin-like (InterPro:IPR001810), F-box domain, Skp2-like (InterPro:IPR022364), F-box associated domain, type 1 (InterPro:IPR006527), F-box associated interaction domain (InterPro:IPR017451); BEST Arabidopsis thaliana protein match is: F-box and associated interaction domains-containing protein (TAIR:AT5G51000.1); Has 1345 Blast hits to 1289 proteins in 39 species: Archae - 0; Bacteria - 0; Metazoa - 0; Fungi - 0; Plants - 1343; Viruses - 0; Other Eukaryotes - 2 (source: NCBI BLink).), translated as MCMTMMSDISQDLLEEILSRVPITSLRAVKSTCKRWKDLLNDPSFSKKYGGKRDNEFLAIMTSGSRASLMSVNLHGPRDNKDLEDPFIKQIGELNQDQIFKVFHCDGLLLCITNEDNTRLVVWNPYLAQTRCIQPIDKFYIYDWYCLGYDKDKNHKILVVYSPMFGRIEYEIYSFLSKSWIVLSFPTDWQISRDECLSLKGNTYFIAYKKMEVEEVGFQEFLLCFDFTNERFGPLLPLPFQCYNQTSLVLSTVQEEQLAVLCKRCDAYETKIWITTKIEPNAVSWSYFLKFDFKVDISGGSFFVDVEEKVAVLFCINREKEKGINNKTYMIGEDGYYKEVDLGESNWCPSMCSYVPSCVQV; from the coding sequence ATGTGTATGACTATGATGTCCGATATCTCGCAGGATTTGTTAGAGGAGATTCTCTCTAGGGTTCCAATAACATCTCTGAGAGCAGTGAAATCTACTTGCAAACGATGGAAGGATTTATTGAATGATCCGAGCTTTTCAAAGAAGTATGGTGGTAAACGAGACAACGAGTTTCTGGCGATCATGACGAGTGGTAGTAGGGCTTCTTTAATGAGCGTAAATCTCCATGGACCTCGTGACAATAAAGACTTGGAAGATCCTTTTATAAAGCAAATAGGTGAACTTAATCAAGACCAGATATTTAAAGTGTTTCATTGTGATGGTTTATTGTTATGCATCACCAATGAGGATAATACTAGGCTCGTGGTATGGAACCCGTATTTGGCACAAACCAGGTGCATCCAACCCATCGACAAATTCTACATATATGATTGGTATTGTTTGGGCTACGACAAGgacaaaaaccacaaaattttAGTGGTTTATTCCCCTATGTTTGGCCGCATTGAGTATGAAATCTACAGTTTTTTGTCTAAATCATGGATAGTTCTTAGTTTCCCTACCGATTGGCAGATATCGCGTGATGAATGTCTGTCTCTGAAAGGAAATACTTACTTTATtgcttataaaaaaatggaagtgGAAGAAGTAGGGTTTCAAGAatttttactctgttttgattttacaaatgAGAGATTTGGACCGCTTCTCCCTCTTCCATTCCAATGTTATAATCAAACTTCTCTAGTTCTATCTACTGTTCAAGAAGAGCAGCTTGCAGTGTTATGTAAGAGGTGTGATGCATATGAGACGAAGATATGGATTACAACAAAGATTGAGCCCAATGCAGTGTCGTGGAGCTActtcttaaaatttgatttcaagGTTGATATATCTGGTGGCAGTTTCTTCGTTGACGTGGAAGAGAAAGTAGCAGTGCTTTTTTgtataaacagagaaaaagaaaaaggcatCAACAACAAGACATACATGATTGGAGAGGATGGATACTACAAAGAAGTGGATCTCGGAGAATCTAACTGGTGTCCATCTATGTgctcttatgttccaagttgTGTGCAAGTCTGA